The nucleotide sequence CGCCATGGCCGGGCCCGCGCAGAGCGCTTTCAGCGGCACCTTCGCCGTGGACACCGCCACCGGGGCCGCGCGGGTGATCGCCGCGGTGACCACCCTGCTGGTCCTGGGGGTGGCCTCCGGGGAGATCGCCGGGTCCCCGCGGGAGTCGGACACGTGTGCGCTGCTGCTGCTGGCCACCACCGGGGTGATGGTCCTGGCCGGGGCCACCGACCTGCTCGTGCTGATCGTGGGGTTCCTGCTGGCCAGCATCCCCCTGTACGGGATCGTCGGCCTCACCGGCGGCCGCGCCGGGGCCGAGGCCGCCATGAAGACCTACCTCATGGGGGCGCTGTCCGGGATCCTGCTCATGGCCGGGGTCACCGTGCTCTACGCCCTGGCCGGCGGCACCGACTACGCCCTGCTCCAGGACGCGCTGCCTGCCGCCCCGGCCGCGGCCGTGGGGGCGGGTGTGCTGGGCGTGCTCGCCGGGCTGCTCTTCAAGGCCGGTGGGGTGCCCTTCCACTTCTGGGTGCCCGACGCCGCCCAGGGCACCGGGTCCACCGCCGCCACGTTCCTCACCACCGTGCCCAAGGTGGGGGCGCTGGTGGCCGTGTACCGGCTCGTGGCCACGGTCTCCGCCGGGGACGGCTCCTGGTTGTTCGTCGCGGGACTGCTGGCCACCGCCTCGATGTTCCTGGGCAACCTCGCGGCCTACTGGCAGACGGATCCCCGCAGGCTGCTGGGCTGGTCGACGGTGGCCCAGGTGGGGTTCCTGCTCGTGCCCGTGGCCGCGGCCGGGCGCAGCGACCTGGCCCTGCCCTCGCTGCTGTTCTACCTCGCCGCCTACGCCGTCACCAACGTCGCCGCGTTCGCCGTCACCGCCGCGCTACCCGAGCACCGGGAGCTGGCCGACTACCGGGGCCTGGCTCGATCCCGCCCCGGCCTGGGGCTGGCCCTGCTCGTGGCGCTGCTGGGGCTGGTGGGGACCCCGCCGCTGGCCGTGTTCGTCGGCAAGCTCACCACGGCCACCGCCGCTTGGGACGGCGGGCACGGCTGGCTGGTGCTGGTGGTGGTGCTCAGCAGCGTGCTCAGCCTCTTCTACTACCTGCGCTGGTTCGCCCCCGTCTTCGCCCGCCCGGACCAGGACGCCGAGGGGTTCCCCGGCCACGGCGGGGCGGCCGCCTGGCCGGCCGTCACCGCCGGGGTCGCCGCGGTCGCGAGCCTGGTGCTGGGCGTCCTGGCCGGTGTCCTGTGGGCCGCCCTCGAGGGCCCCGGGATCATGTAGGTCCGGTGCCCCCGCCCCGTGGACGCACCGTGCCGGACGCCGGGGAGACCGAGCTCAGGTCCGCGTGCTCTGGCCGTGCTCGCCGGCATAGGCGGTGAAGACCTCACCGGGGTTCTCCCCGGTGCCCACGAAATCCTCCTTGACCTCGGACCCGAGCTGCTCCAGGGCCGAGGACAGCCGCTGGGCACTCAACCACACCGCCGCCTCGGGCCGAGCCATGGCCGCATCGACCAACCGCAGCGCATACGGCAGCTGCCGGGCCAAGGACAGGTCAGGGTCGCTCTCCTGGAAGTAGAAGCCCTCGCGGTGTGCTGGGTGAAGTCCACGGACACCTTCCCCACACCCTCCTCGAGGGGGTCCAGGACCCGGGAGGCGGAGGCCGCGTCCACGTCACCGATCGCCTCGGCGTAGCCGGCATCTGAGGTTCCACCAGGCCCTTGCCTCCTTCGGGGGCCGTCTCGCCATCGCTGATCCATCGCCGGGTCGGTTCCATCGGCGCGTCAGCGGGCTCACCGATGGCCCTCCCCGAGGGCTCAATGCCGTTCATAGTGCGTCCCGGTGGTGGTCTCCTCGCAGGCGAAGCGCTCCTTGAGGGTCTCGTGGGCCCGGCGAGGTCCCGCGCTGGTCGGCGGCGGGACGGAGCCGCCTTGTCGGGTGCTGGAGCCTGCGGTCCTAGTGAACGCCTTACCAGCACAACCATGCTCAGGAGTCAGCAAGGCTAGGCCCATTCCATGTGCCACACCATGACGGTGTTCCTTGGCCGGCTCGGTGTCCGGGGGCCGCGCGGACGCGGCGGCCCCCGGGTGTGTGCGGGTCAGGACTGCTCGGGCAACTCCTGGAGCATGGTCTCCATCTCCTGAATCTCGGCCTCCTGATCCTCGATGACCTGCTGGGCCAGTGCCACGGCCTGCGGGTTCTCGCCATTGTCGACCTCGTCGCGGGCCATGTCCACGGCGCCTTCGTGGTGGACGGTCATCTGCTCCAGGTACAGTCGGGCGGCTTCGGTGCCCTGGGTGTCCTCGAGCTGTTGCATGTCCTCTTCGCTCATCATCCCGTCCATGCTCGCTCCGTGGTCCATGCCTTCCATGCCGTCGGACTCCATCATGGGTTCCTCGTCCCAGGCGGTGAGCATGGCATTCATGCGCTCGATCTCCGGGCCCTGGGCCGCGACCACACCTTGGGCGAAATCGCGCACGTTGTCCGGGATGTTGTCCTTGGCCAGCAGCATCTCGCTCATTTCCACGGCCTGCTGGTGGTGGGGGATCATCATTTGGGCGAACATCACGTCGGCATCGTTGTGCTCGGCGGCGATCGCCTCGGCGGACCCGGAGGGGGAGGCCGAGGTGGTGCTCGTGGCCTGGGCGCTGGAGGTGGCCGGGGCGGCGGTTTCCGGGGCGGTCTCGGTGCTCTCTTCGGCACCGGTGCCGCAGCCGACCAAGGCCAGGGCGGTGGTCAGGACGAGGGTGGTCAGGGTGGTGGAACGCTTCACAATATGTCCTTACATTGGGGATGGACTGGGGCGCGGGGAGGCCCCGGGGCGGTCAGGAAGTGGCCAGCGTGTAGCCGACCTCCTCGATGGCGGATCGGACGGCTTCAGTCGACATCGGTCGTTGGCTTATCACGGTGACGGTGGAGGTGTCGCCGGCTACGAGGTCGATCTCTACGTCTTGGACGCCCTCCAGGGCGGTCAGGGCATCGGTCACTCGCCCCGTGCAGTGGCCGCAGGTCATGCCCTCCACCTGGTAAGTCGTTGCAGTACTCACACCGAAGGGCACCCGAGGGTTGGTTGAGGCTGGTTCGTCCTGTGCGGCAGGCGGTGCGCAGCAGGCGCAACCGGTGGAGACGAGAGGAAGTCTGAGATTGGTCGCATCGGTCACGGCGGGCTCCTTCGAATAGGGATAGTGCCTTTCGGCAAGGGGGATCGCGCCCAACAAGTAGATATATACCCCGTAGGGGTATATATCAAGGCGGTTGGGCTCAGGTGGTGATCATCGCCTGCTCTGCCCTGTCGTGGCTGTGGCGTGGCAGTGTTGCGATGAACACGGTTCCGTGTCCGGGCCCGGGGGAGTGGGCGGTGAGAGCGCCTTCATGGGCCTCGACCAAGGCTTTCGAGATAGTCAGGCCAATCCCGGAGCCGCCGTGGTCGCGGTCCCGGGCGGTGTCGCCGCGGTAGAAGCGCTCGAAGACGTGCGGCAGCTGTTCACGGCTTATGCCCTCGCCCGTGTCAGTGACGCGGATCGCGACGTCTTCTGAGCCCTGCCCGCCCGCGCGGATGGTCACCGTACCGCCGGGCGGGGTGTGGCGCAGGGCGTTGGAGAGCAGGTTTCCCAGCACCTGTCCAAGGCGTTGCCGATCCACGTCCACGGTCCCCGCCGGCTCCGTGGCCTCGATCTCCAGGGTGACGCCCTTGGCTGCGTAGGCTTCCTTCGCGGCGTCGCCGGCGGCCTGGAGCAGATCGGTCACGGACTCTTCGGCACGGTCGAGCACGAACCTGCCTTCCTCAGCGCGAGAGACATCGTTGATGTCTTCGACCAACCGGGTCAGCCGAGCCATCTGCTCGGCCATGACGTCGCTGGTGGTGGTGTCCCAGTCGATGACTGCGTCCTGGAGGCCCTCGAGGTAAACGGTGAGCACGGAGATGGGGGTGCGCATCTCGTGGGCCAGGTCGGAGAGCATCTGGCGTCGAGTGTCCTCGGTACGCTGCAGCCGCTCAGCCATAGTGTTGAACGAAGTGGCCAGGGCATCCACTTCCGCCCCGGCGCCCATGGCCGGGACCCGGGTGTCGTAGCGGCCGCGGGCCATCCTTTTGGCCGCCTCGGTTAGCTTTCCCAGCGGGGTCTGGATGCGGCGGGAGAGCCAGACGGTGGCCAGCAGCGCACAGATCAAGGCGGTGGCCAGGGCCACGGTCAGAGTGATCAGGTTGGTGTCGCGGTAGGCCCGCTCCACGTGCAGCAGTTCCGGAGAGCTCTCGGGGTGCCCGGCCATGACGAGGTGATCGTGGAACAGCGCTGGGCCGACCAGGGAGGCCACCACGATCGCGGCCACGATGCTGGCGCCCACCACCAGCAACTGGGCGCCCAGAAACCGAGAGGCCAACCCGCGTTCACGCCGGGGGCTCATCGGGCCACCATCCGGTAACCGACTCCGCGCACGGTGTCGATATAACGGCTCGGGTCCGCGCCGAGCTTGCGGCGCAGGTGCCCGATGTGCACGTCCACGATCCGCTCATCGCCCACCCAGGCCGGGTCCCAGACGGTGTCGATGAGCTGACGGCGCGAGAGCGGTTGGTGCGGGCGGGCGGACAGGGCCACGAGCAGATCGAACTCGGTGCGGGTCAATGCCACCGGGGTCTCGGCCACCCGGGCCTCGTGGGTGGCGAGGTCGATGACGAGATCCCCGACCACTCGCTCCGGCTCCGGTGGTGCGATCGTGGTGCGGGGCCGGCGCAGCACCGCTTGGACCCGGGCGACGAGCTCACGGACGCTGAAGGGCTTGGTGATGTAGTCATCGGCCCCGACCTCCAGCCCGGCCAGCTTGTCCTCTTCGTCCCCGCGGGCGGTGAGCATCAGCACGTAGCACTCCGAGAAGGCCCGCAGTCGGCGGCACACCTCGATCCCGTCCAGCCCGGGAAGCCCCAGGTCCAGGACGACGACGTCGGGCTCCCGGGTGCGGGCGGCTTGAAGGGCATCGGGGCCGGTATGGGCGGCGGAGACATCGAAGCCGGCCCGAGTCAGGTAAGTGGCGACCATCTGGGCCAGGGGCTTCTCGTCGTCCACCACGAGCACACGCCCGGCTGGGGCCGCGGAGTCGGTGCCGGAAGTCATGCCCCCTAGTGTCCCCCGTCGCCTCGGGCAGATCGCCGCCAGGGACCGGATTCTCCACAATCTTCGTCAAACCTTCAAGGGAATCGGACTCTTTCCTGCTCCTGACCCGCCGAAGATGGTTCTGGATCCCCATCTTGCCTGATGACCCCGAAAGGAATTCATGAACACCCTCTCCCGCAGAAGCCTGGTGGTCGGTGGGCTGAGCCTGCTCGGCTCCAGTACCCTGGCGGCCTGCTCCGCTCCTTCCACCCCCTCCACGGCCGGCACGGGGTCCAGGGCGGCCTCTGCGGGCGCCGGTCAGCGCGTTGTCGCCAAGACGCTCACCGCCCAGCCGGTGCGCCTGGACCTGGGTGGGCCGACCGTGTCGACATGGGCCTACGGTGACAGCACCCCCGGTCCGCTCATCCGCGCAACCGCCGGGGACCGCCTGCGGATCACCGTCGACAACCAGTTGCCGGCGCAGACCACCGTGCACTGGCACGGGATCGCCCTGGACCAGGCAGCAGATGGGGTGCCCGGGGTGACCCAGGACCCGATCGCCGCCGGTGCCACCTACACCTACGACTACACCGCCCCGGATCCGGGCACCTATTTTTACCACCCGCACGTCGGGGTCCAGCTGGACCGCGGCCTGTATGCCCCACTGATCATTGATGACCCCCAAGAACCCGGGGACTACGACCACGAGTGGATCCTGGTCCTCGACGACTGGGTCGACGGCACGGGCCAAACCCCCGACGACATCCTGACCACCCTGACCTCCTCAGGGGAGGGTGGCATGGACCACGGAAACATGGGTGGCATGGGTGGCATGGAGGGCATGGGCATGTCTTCTGGTTCCTCGGAGGGCATGGCTGGCATGGATCACGGCAGCATGGGCGCCGGTGACTCCCCGTACGGCGATGACGCCGGGGACGTGGCCTACCCGCATTACCTGGTCAATGGGCGGGTGCCGGCTGACCCGGAGGTGCTCACTGCGAAGCCGGGCCAACGGGTGCGGCTGCGGATCATCAACGCTGCTGCGGACACCATCTTCACGGTCGCCCTGGGCGGGCACCGGATGACGGTCACACACACCGACGGGTTCCCCGTGCAGCCGCAGGACACCCATGCCCTCTATCTGGGCATGGGGGAGCGCTACGATGCGACCGTCACCCTGACCGACGGTGTCTTCCCGTTCGTGGCCGTGCCGCTGGGCAAGGAGGGGCAGGCCATGAGTCTGGTGCGCACCGGTTCCGGTGCCGCTCCGTCGCCGTCCGTGCGACCGGCGGAACTGGACAAGCCCGTGCTGGTCGGTGCCGAGCTGAAACCTGCCGACAGCGCCCGGCTCGAGGCCCGGGAACCCGATGTGCGCCTGGAGCTGGCCATGACCGGACAGATGAATCCTTACGAGTGGGGATTCAACGGGGCCCCTTACGGGCAGCATCAACCACTGGAGATTCAAGAGGGACAGCGGGTGCGGCTCGACGTGGCCAACCACACGATGATGGCCCATCCCCTGCACCTGCACGGGCACACCTTCGCGTTGCCCAACGGCCTGCGCAAGGACACCGTCCTGATCGCCCCGATGCAGTCGATGGCCATCGATCTGCAGGCGGACAATCCCGGGAACTGGCTGATCCACTGCCACAACATCTACCACGCCGAGGCCGGCATGACGACCGAGCTGAAATACCGCCCATGACCGTTGTCACCCGACGCACCTTGTTCTCCGCCGGCCTGGTCGCCGGGACGGGGTGGGCTGTCACCGCCTGCTCATCACAGTCACCACAGTCGGAGTCCTCGTCCTCTTCCGGCAACGACGGCGGCACCGCCATCACCCACGTGCACGCCATCACCCGGGACACGGCCACCGGGGTGATCCTGCTGGCCACCCACCAAGGCCTGTTCCTGCTGGAGAACAAGGAACTGACCCAAGTCGGCCCGACCGTGGACTTGATGGGCTTCACCTCCACCGGTGGCGGACGCTACCTGGCCTCCGGTCACCCCGGCCCCGGGGTGGATTTGCCCGAGCCGCTGGGACTGGTCGAATCCACCAACGGGGGCCAGACCTGGAGCGTGCTGTCGCGGGCCGGGGAGTCGGACTTCCACGCCCTGACCGCGGGCCCGGATCGGATTCTCGCCTTCGACGGGCAACTGCGCACCAGCACCGACGGGCGCACCTGGGAGACCGTCGCGATCCCTTCCGCCCCGATGGCCCTGGCCATCGCTCCGGGTGGCGGGGCGACGCTGGCCACCACTGAGGAGG is from Kocuria rosea and encodes:
- a CDS encoding NADH-quinone oxidoreductase subunit N; its protein translation is MQMRPELLLPEILVFLGGLVVLLGGSFLPRDRQWIARAAAALALLGAATAAALAMAGPAQSAFSGTFAVDTATGAARVIAAVTTLLVLGVASGEIAGSPRESDTCALLLLATTGVMVLAGATDLLVLIVGFLLASIPLYGIVGLTGGRAGAEAAMKTYLMGALSGILLMAGVTVLYALAGGTDYALLQDALPAAPAAAVGAGVLGVLAGLLFKAGGVPFHFWVPDAAQGTGSTAATFLTTVPKVGALVAVYRLVATVSAGDGSWLFVAGLLATASMFLGNLAAYWQTDPRRLLGWSTVAQVGFLLVPVAAAGRSDLALPSLLFYLAAYAVTNVAAFAVTAALPEHRELADYRGLARSRPGLGLALLVALLGLVGTPPLAVFVGKLTTATAAWDGGHGWLVLVVVLSSVLSLFYYLRWFAPVFARPDQDAEGFPGHGGAAAWPAVTAGVAAVASLVLGVLAGVLWAALEGPGIM
- a CDS encoding DUF305 domain-containing protein — its product is MKRSTTLTTLVLTTALALVGCGTGAEESTETAPETAAPATSSAQATSTTSASPSGSAEAIAAEHNDADVMFAQMMIPHHQQAVEMSEMLLAKDNIPDNVRDFAQGVVAAQGPEIERMNAMLTAWDEEPMMESDGMEGMDHGASMDGMMSEEDMQQLEDTQGTEAARLYLEQMTVHHEGAVDMARDEVDNGENPQAVALAQQVIEDQEAEIQEMETMLQELPEQS
- a CDS encoding heavy-metal-associated domain-containing protein; its protein translation is MTDATNLRLPLVSTGCACCAPPAAQDEPASTNPRVPFGVSTATTYQVEGMTCGHCTGRVTDALTALEGVQDVEIDLVAGDTSTVTVISQRPMSTEAVRSAIEEVGYTLATS
- a CDS encoding sensor histidine kinase, which translates into the protein MSPRRERGLASRFLGAQLLVVGASIVAAIVVASLVGPALFHDHLVMAGHPESSPELLHVERAYRDTNLITLTVALATALICALLATVWLSRRIQTPLGKLTEAAKRMARGRYDTRVPAMGAGAEVDALATSFNTMAERLQRTEDTRRQMLSDLAHEMRTPISVLTVYLEGLQDAVIDWDTTTSDVMAEQMARLTRLVEDINDVSRAEEGRFVLDRAEESVTDLLQAAGDAAKEAYAAKGVTLEIEATEPAGTVDVDRQRLGQVLGNLLSNALRHTPPGGTVTIRAGGQGSEDVAIRVTDTGEGISREQLPHVFERFYRGDTARDRDHGGSGIGLTISKALVEAHEGALTAHSPGPGHGTVFIATLPRHSHDRAEQAMITT
- a CDS encoding response regulator transcription factor, translated to MTSGTDSAAPAGRVLVVDDEKPLAQMVATYLTRAGFDVSAAHTGPDALQAARTREPDVVVLDLGLPGLDGIEVCRRLRAFSECYVLMLTARGDEEDKLAGLEVGADDYITKPFSVRELVARVQAVLRRPRTTIAPPEPERVVGDLVIDLATHEARVAETPVALTRTEFDLLVALSARPHQPLSRRQLIDTVWDPAWVGDERIVDVHIGHLRRKLGADPSRYIDTVRGVGYRMVAR
- a CDS encoding multicopper oxidase family protein encodes the protein MNTLSRRSLVVGGLSLLGSSTLAACSAPSTPSTAGTGSRAASAGAGQRVVAKTLTAQPVRLDLGGPTVSTWAYGDSTPGPLIRATAGDRLRITVDNQLPAQTTVHWHGIALDQAADGVPGVTQDPIAAGATYTYDYTAPDPGTYFYHPHVGVQLDRGLYAPLIIDDPQEPGDYDHEWILVLDDWVDGTGQTPDDILTTLTSSGEGGMDHGNMGGMGGMEGMGMSSGSSEGMAGMDHGSMGAGDSPYGDDAGDVAYPHYLVNGRVPADPEVLTAKPGQRVRLRIINAAADTIFTVALGGHRMTVTHTDGFPVQPQDTHALYLGMGERYDATVTLTDGVFPFVAVPLGKEGQAMSLVRTGSGAAPSPSVRPAELDKPVLVGAELKPADSARLEAREPDVRLELAMTGQMNPYEWGFNGAPYGQHQPLEIQEGQRVRLDVANHTMMAHPLHLHGHTFALPNGLRKDTVLIAPMQSMAIDLQADNPGNWLIHCHNIYHAEAGMTTELKYRP
- a CDS encoding F510_1955 family glycosylhydrolase, yielding MTVVTRRTLFSAGLVAGTGWAVTACSSQSPQSESSSSSGNDGGTAITHVHAITRDTATGVILLATHQGLFLLENKELTQVGPTVDLMGFTSTGGGRYLASGHPGPGVDLPEPLGLVESTNGGQTWSVLSRAGESDFHALTAGPDRILAFDGQLRTSTDGRTWETVAIPSAPMALAIAPGGGATLATTEEGLLRSTDGGATWTSMDTPQLMSLVAWADDHTVVGAGPGGRLLISDDSGLTWTATGEAFGEVTALGASMTGGGAVETLLVAGSTVLRITDGGNTVEQLL